One Actinomycetota bacterium DNA window includes the following coding sequences:
- a CDS encoding CoA-acylating methylmalonate-semialdehyde dehydrogenase → MDLATESGVTHVRTIDHWINGSLVTSTSGRVSPVYNPALGVQQAEVGLASTAELDAAVAAASAAFPAWRATSLSRRAEVMFKFRELVVGRRDEIAELLSLEHGKVPSDAAGELARGIENIEFACGIPAMLKGGYSEGVSGGVDVYSIKQPLGVVAGITPFNFPAMVPMWMFANAIATGNTFVLKPSEKDPSVSLLLAELLKAAGLPDGVFNVVQGDKVAVDRILEHPDIQAVSFVGSTPIAKYIYATGTANGKRVQALGGAKNHMVVLPDADINMAADAAVSAAYGSAGERCMAISVVVAVGGVGDRLIDAITERLPKLKVGPGSDPTSEMGPLITGEHRDKVASYLANAPEQGATLVVDGREAELPENGFFLGVSLIDHVRPGMSAYDDEIFGPVLAIVRVDTYDEAVNLINTHQYGNGTAIFTRDGGAAHAFQYEINVGMVGINVPIPVPVAYYSFGGWKASIFGDSNIYGPAGVEFYTRTKTVTSRWPDPATSTVDLGFPRTR, encoded by the coding sequence ATGGACCTTGCAACTGAGAGCGGAGTAACCCACGTGCGAACCATCGATCATTGGATCAACGGCTCACTTGTCACTTCAACTTCTGGCCGCGTGAGTCCGGTGTACAACCCGGCCTTGGGAGTGCAACAGGCCGAAGTAGGGCTGGCCTCCACTGCCGAACTTGACGCCGCAGTCGCGGCAGCCAGCGCCGCGTTCCCTGCGTGGCGGGCAACTTCGCTGTCTCGCCGTGCTGAAGTCATGTTCAAATTCCGCGAGCTCGTGGTCGGTCGTCGCGATGAGATCGCGGAGTTGCTGTCGCTCGAGCATGGCAAGGTTCCCAGCGATGCGGCCGGTGAGCTTGCGCGCGGCATCGAAAACATCGAATTCGCCTGTGGCATCCCGGCGATGTTGAAGGGCGGCTACTCAGAGGGCGTTTCTGGCGGAGTCGATGTGTACTCAATAAAGCAGCCGCTCGGCGTGGTCGCCGGCATCACTCCCTTCAACTTTCCTGCCATGGTCCCGATGTGGATGTTCGCCAATGCAATCGCCACAGGTAACACCTTCGTACTGAAGCCAAGCGAGAAAGATCCCTCGGTCTCCTTGCTGCTCGCAGAGCTGTTGAAGGCAGCGGGGCTTCCCGATGGTGTGTTCAATGTCGTTCAAGGCGACAAGGTCGCAGTTGATCGCATCCTTGAGCATCCAGATATCCAGGCGGTGAGCTTCGTGGGTTCAACGCCTATTGCCAAGTACATCTATGCCACCGGCACCGCGAACGGCAAGAGGGTGCAGGCTTTGGGCGGGGCGAAGAACCACATGGTGGTCCTGCCCGATGCCGACATCAACATGGCAGCCGACGCTGCTGTCAGCGCCGCATATGGCTCTGCCGGCGAGCGGTGCATGGCCATCTCCGTCGTCGTCGCCGTCGGTGGTGTCGGCGACAGGCTCATTGACGCAATCACTGAGCGGCTGCCGAAGCTGAAGGTCGGACCGGGTAGCGATCCCACCTCAGAGATGGGCCCGCTCATCACTGGTGAGCATCGCGACAAGGTCGCGTCCTACCTTGCGAACGCTCCTGAGCAGGGAGCCACGCTCGTGGTCGATGGGCGCGAGGCCGAGTTGCCGGAGAACGGCTTCTTCCTGGGAGTCTCGCTCATCGACCATGTCAGGCCGGGCATGTCCGCCTACGACGACGAGATCTTCGGTCCGGTCCTGGCAATCGTCCGAGTCGACACCTACGACGAAGCCGTGAACCTCATCAACACCCACCAATACGGCAACGGCACAGCAATCTTCACCCGCGATGGCGGGGCCGCTCACGCCTTCCAATATGAGATCAATGTTGGGATGGTCGGCATCAATGTGCCGATCCCGGTGCCAGTCGCGTACTACAGCTTCGGCGGCTGGAAGGCCTCGATCTTCGGGGACAGCAACATCTACGGACCCGCAGGAGTCGAGTTCTACACCCGAACCAAGACCGTCACTTCACGGTGGCCAGATCCCGCGACCTCCACGGTCGACCTCGGCTTCCCGCGCACGCGCTAG
- the hydA gene encoding dihydropyrimidinase, which produces MTILIKNGSVVSATGTSAADVLIDGERIAALILPGDTSLGANLEAEAERVIDASGKYVIPGGVDAHTHMELPFGGTFASDTFETGTRAAAWGGTTTILDFAVQRQGERVQDGLAAWHAKAAGNCHIDYGFHQIIGGVDDESLKAMDELVDEGITSFKLFMAYPGVFYSDDGQILRAMQSAAQSGSMIMMHAENGTAIDVLVAQALAEGKTDPKYHSLTRPWETEAEATNRAIMLARLTGAPLYIVHMSAKQAVSVLQSAKDDAWNVYGETCPQYLYLSLEDQLAQPGFEGAKWVCSTPLRSKAEEHQKELWRYLRTNDLSIVSTDHCPFCFKEQKELGLGDFSKIPNGIGSVEHRMDLIYQGVVDGQISIERWVEITSTTPARMFGLYPQKGVIAPGSDADIVIYNPTGRTEIGFHKTHHMNMDHSAWEGVNIDGHVDTVIARGLVVVDDDQYFGVKGRGKYLKRGLSQYLI; this is translated from the coding sequence ATGACCATCCTCATCAAGAACGGAAGCGTCGTGTCAGCCACCGGCACGAGTGCGGCTGACGTATTGATCGATGGAGAGCGCATCGCCGCGCTCATCCTTCCCGGCGACACTTCGCTGGGAGCAAACCTGGAAGCCGAAGCCGAGCGCGTTATCGATGCTTCCGGCAAGTACGTGATCCCAGGCGGCGTTGACGCACACACCCACATGGAGTTGCCCTTTGGCGGAACCTTCGCCTCGGACACCTTCGAGACCGGGACGCGGGCCGCAGCATGGGGCGGAACCACCACCATCCTCGACTTTGCAGTGCAAAGACAGGGCGAGCGTGTGCAAGACGGATTAGCTGCCTGGCATGCAAAGGCCGCCGGAAACTGCCACATCGACTACGGCTTTCATCAGATCATCGGTGGAGTCGACGACGAGTCGTTGAAGGCCATGGACGAATTGGTCGACGAGGGCATCACGAGCTTCAAGCTCTTCATGGCCTACCCAGGTGTCTTCTACAGCGACGATGGTCAGATCCTGCGAGCAATGCAGTCAGCGGCGCAGAGCGGATCGATGATCATGATGCACGCCGAGAACGGCACTGCCATTGACGTACTCGTCGCCCAGGCACTGGCCGAGGGAAAGACCGATCCCAAGTACCACTCGCTGACGCGACCTTGGGAGACCGAGGCCGAGGCCACCAATCGGGCGATCATGCTCGCGCGTCTGACAGGCGCACCCCTGTACATCGTCCATATGTCTGCCAAGCAAGCCGTGTCTGTTCTTCAGTCAGCCAAGGATGACGCTTGGAATGTGTACGGGGAAACATGCCCGCAGTATTTGTATCTCTCACTTGAGGACCAGCTGGCACAGCCCGGATTCGAAGGTGCCAAGTGGGTGTGCTCGACTCCACTGCGCTCCAAGGCCGAGGAGCATCAGAAGGAGTTGTGGCGCTACTTGCGCACCAACGATCTGTCGATCGTCAGCACAGACCACTGCCCATTCTGCTTCAAGGAACAAAAAGAGCTCGGACTCGGGGACTTCTCAAAGATCCCCAACGGAATCGGTTCGGTCGAGCACCGGATGGACCTGATCTACCAGGGCGTTGTCGACGGGCAGATCAGCATCGAACGCTGGGTGGAAATCACATCGACGACTCCCGCACGCATGTTCGGGCTGTATCCGCAGAAGGGCGTCATCGCGCCAGGATCGGACGCGGACATCGTGATCTACAACCCCACAGGTCGAACCGAGATCGGCTTTCACAAGACCCACCACATGAATATGGACCACTCGGCATGGGAGGGCGTGAACATCGACGGCCATGTCGACACGGTCATCGCTCGAGGTCTGGTGGTCGTTGACGATGATCAGTACTTCGGCGTGAAGGGCCGCGGGAAGTACCTCAAGCGTGGACTCTCGCAGTACCTCATCTGA
- a CDS encoding nitrilase-related carbon-nitrogen hydrolase, with protein sequence MTIIRAALVQTSWTGDKESMIRAHEVYARDAAAQGAQVICFQELFYGPYFCQVQDAQYYEYAESIPGPTTERFQALARELGLVMILPMYEQEQPGVLYNTAAVVDADGTYLGKYRKHHIPQVAGFLEKFYFRPGTGGYPVFDTAVGKIGVYICYDRHFPEGWRALGLNGAQIVFNPSATSRGLSQYLWSIEQPAAAVANEYYVGAINRVGIEPLGDDDFYGQSYFVDPEGNYVGDKGDPYQPELLVRELDMDLLAEVRNRWAFYRDRRPDSYGDIVRP encoded by the coding sequence ATGACCATCATTCGCGCCGCTTTGGTCCAGACAAGTTGGACTGGCGACAAAGAGTCAATGATCCGCGCGCACGAGGTCTACGCCCGCGATGCTGCTGCACAGGGCGCGCAGGTCATCTGCTTCCAGGAACTCTTCTACGGGCCCTATTTCTGCCAGGTCCAGGACGCGCAGTACTACGAGTACGCCGAGTCGATCCCGGGGCCAACAACCGAGCGCTTCCAGGCACTTGCCAGAGAACTGGGCCTGGTCATGATCCTGCCGATGTACGAGCAGGAGCAGCCAGGCGTTCTGTACAACACCGCCGCAGTCGTCGATGCCGATGGCACCTACCTCGGCAAATACCGCAAGCACCACATCCCACAGGTCGCCGGATTTCTGGAGAAGTTCTACTTCCGCCCGGGTACCGGCGGCTATCCGGTGTTCGACACTGCAGTCGGCAAGATTGGTGTGTACATCTGCTACGACCGTCACTTCCCCGAAGGATGGCGCGCGCTGGGGCTCAATGGCGCGCAGATCGTCTTCAACCCCTCTGCCACATCTCGTGGCCTATCGCAATACCTCTGGAGCATCGAGCAACCCGCCGCGGCAGTGGCCAACGAGTACTACGTCGGTGCCATTAATCGAGTCGGCATCGAACCCCTCGGTGACGATGACTTCTACGGCCAGTCCTACTTCGTGGATCCTGAAGGCAACTACGTAGGCGACAAGGGCGATCCGTACCAGCCCGAGCTTCTCGTACGTGAACTCGATATGGACCTGCTCGCCGAGGTCCGAAATCGGTGGGCGTTCTACCGCGACCGTCGACCAGATTCCTACGGCGACATAGTCCGGCCATAA
- a CDS encoding type II toxin-antitoxin system RelE/ParE family toxin: MTARWEVEVDLVEDWLVSLDQKSYEQVIAALELLAERGPGLGRPLVDSVVGSQHKNMKELRPGSSGRSELRVLFAFDPDRHAILLVAGDKAGNWQKWYRTNIPLADERLTEHLERRKEGHHG, translated from the coding sequence GTGACCGCTCGTTGGGAAGTGGAAGTTGACCTGGTCGAGGACTGGCTAGTTTCACTGGACCAGAAGTCCTACGAACAGGTCATCGCTGCTCTGGAGTTACTGGCCGAACGCGGACCGGGACTGGGAAGGCCTCTGGTGGACTCAGTGGTCGGCTCGCAACACAAGAACATGAAGGAGCTACGGCCGGGATCCAGCGGTCGATCCGAGCTGAGGGTGCTGTTTGCCTTCGATCCTGATCGCCATGCGATTCTGCTCGTGGCCGGAGACAAGGCTGGGAACTGGCAGAAGTGGTACCGGACGAATATCCCGCTCGCTGACGAACGCTTGACCGAGCACCTGGAACGACGGAAGGAAGGGCATCATGGCTAA
- a CDS encoding helix-turn-helix transcriptional regulator: MAKRLEDLLRERPVDRAAVDAHKKRLLDEVRAYRLRELREASNLTQVELASLLHVSQNRVSRIEHGEIEHSQVDTLRKYVEALGGTLHVEVEYGDERIQIA, translated from the coding sequence ATGGCTAAGCGCCTTGAGGATCTGTTGCGCGAGCGCCCTGTTGATCGCGCTGCAGTTGACGCGCACAAGAAGCGCTTGCTGGATGAGGTGCGTGCCTATCGGCTTCGCGAATTGCGCGAGGCATCGAACCTGACCCAGGTTGAACTTGCCTCGCTACTCCATGTCAGTCAGAACCGCGTCTCTCGTATTGAGCACGGAGAGATCGAACATTCACAAGTCGACACGCTCCGAAAGTACGTCGAAGCGCTTGGCGGCACGTTGCACGTCGAGGTTGAGTACGGGGACGAGCGCATCCAGATCGCGTAG
- a CDS encoding nucleotidyl transferase AbiEii/AbiGii toxin family protein → MRLRQRPDDLLALTAATADALAIPAEFVEKDFWVVELLRSLFLPTNFSADVTIVFKGGTSLSKGFGLTQRFSEDVDILVVPAEAIGSSRIDRELKAIISRGAADLGLDDSQVKVGPSTTGVKRNARFFYPASYPATQATEGLYLEMGTRGGTLPGLQVRPVTSYISQFLLSSGQAGTFEEEQPVQALLLDPIRTLFEKLSALHAAAIDAEAGDSSSMARVGRHYYDVQALLASEGLIDRLSEVSIEELMVDIADVSQRNGWAFHPRPLAGFASSPAFARDGRAVDQGRVSYEAALGLIYTEPPTFETCLATIEKASAHL, encoded by the coding sequence GTGCGACTGCGCCAGCGACCGGACGATCTTCTGGCCCTCACCGCCGCAACTGCGGACGCGCTCGCGATCCCGGCTGAGTTTGTGGAGAAGGACTTCTGGGTCGTGGAACTCCTGCGATCACTGTTCCTGCCGACAAACTTCAGTGCCGACGTCACGATTGTCTTCAAGGGTGGGACGAGCCTGTCCAAAGGGTTCGGTCTCACTCAGCGATTCTCCGAGGACGTTGACATCCTCGTAGTTCCCGCTGAGGCCATCGGCTCCAGTCGCATCGATCGAGAGCTGAAGGCGATCATCAGTCGAGGAGCGGCGGACCTTGGTCTCGACGACTCCCAGGTGAAGGTCGGGCCCTCGACCACAGGCGTCAAGCGCAACGCACGGTTCTTCTACCCGGCGAGTTACCCGGCAACCCAGGCAACCGAAGGTCTCTATCTTGAGATGGGCACGCGGGGTGGAACTCTGCCGGGACTGCAGGTACGACCTGTGACCAGTTACATCAGTCAGTTTCTGCTGAGTTCCGGACAGGCCGGAACCTTCGAAGAGGAACAGCCTGTACAGGCCTTGCTCCTTGATCCGATCAGGACCCTGTTCGAGAAGCTCTCCGCGCTGCACGCTGCAGCAATCGACGCGGAGGCGGGGGACTCGTCGTCAATGGCGCGTGTCGGCCGTCACTACTACGACGTACAGGCTCTCCTCGCTTCGGAAGGATTGATCGATCGGCTGAGCGAAGTGTCGATCGAGGAACTGATGGTCGATATCGCTGACGTATCCCAACGTAACGGCTGGGCATTCCACCCGCGGCCTCTGGCCGGGTTCGCGTCCAGTCCCGCCTTTGCACGTGATGGACGGGCCGTCGACCAGGGCCGAGTCTCCTACGAAGCTGCGCTCGGCCTCATCTATACGGAGCCGCCAACCTTCGAAACCTGCTTAGCCACGATTGAGAAGGCGTCAGCCCACCTCTAG
- a CDS encoding class I SAM-dependent DNA methyltransferase, whose product MPKPLSLNEIRANAAKFARDWAGESGKEKQQDQDFMRDLLKVYGLVDRIAQWQYQAHRFSKGRDGWIDALIPGQLGIEMKSAGQNLENAEAQALDYALPEAVAPVFMLTSDFQRFRLKDLRDGSVIEWSLAEFIENAERLAFLAGYGVRTFGSAEQEAASITAAKIMGSLYEELEGSGYDDHSASVFLVRTLFALFADDAGMFPKDLFAEYIRTRTAPDGTDLGAQLTMLFQVLGQPESKRQKNLDDLLTRFPYVNGSIFDEPLPLPAFTPTMRTKLLEACDFNWSAISPAVFGSLFQSVKSKEARREFGEHYTTETNILKLIGPMFLDDINERLTIGWSDVKKLERLRKDMGQMRFLDPACGCGNFLVVAYRELRALDLRVLLRLQDLDPAKYKQSMFFLAEELPVKLSHFHGIEIEEWPARIAETALHLVEHQANNDMRNALGDGPDTLPLNKVRTITVANALRTDWTEIVEQSEHLYVMGNPPFLGMISRSVDQVADLDSVWGEQRHGSQDYVTGWHKKCLDLFSAFGYQGQFAFVSTNSITQGEPVAPTFRPIFAAGWRIGFAHRTFIWTSEAANSAQVHCVIVGFDKRTSPPRLFDYRDHRGDPVVIPVLWQINAYLVDGPNVLVDAVQRPIAPDLPEIINGNKPADGGHLLVEQADHSAVTADPVAAKYVRPFVGARELVQGAPRWCLWMPVAAPADIAASPILKARFDAVKEFRLASTLKATRDSAATPYRFWYVSHRDVPHVVIPRHVSETRAFFTAALANPEVISGDANFTAEDASGLAFSIISSSMFIAWQRTVGGRIKSDLRFGKLPVWNTFPLPKLSDDQRDSIIAGGEAVLDARALRPERSLAQHYNPLAMDPTLLKAHAQLDRTVDAVFGQKESLTEADRLAALFASYERLISDGQLMIPSSKKGRRK is encoded by the coding sequence GTGCCCAAGCCACTGTCGTTGAATGAGATTCGCGCGAACGCTGCGAAGTTTGCACGCGATTGGGCCGGTGAAAGCGGCAAGGAAAAGCAGCAGGATCAGGACTTCATGCGCGATCTGCTCAAGGTCTATGGGTTGGTCGACCGCATCGCACAGTGGCAGTACCAGGCCCATCGATTCTCCAAGGGTCGTGACGGGTGGATCGATGCCCTGATACCCGGCCAACTCGGAATCGAGATGAAGTCTGCGGGCCAAAACCTGGAGAACGCCGAGGCACAGGCGCTCGACTACGCACTTCCCGAGGCCGTGGCGCCCGTATTCATGCTGACCAGCGACTTCCAGCGGTTCCGACTCAAGGACCTACGCGACGGATCCGTGATCGAATGGTCGCTGGCGGAGTTCATCGAGAATGCAGAGCGTTTAGCTTTCCTCGCCGGATACGGGGTGCGCACATTCGGCTCGGCGGAGCAGGAGGCAGCCTCAATCACGGCCGCCAAGATCATGGGCAGTCTGTACGAGGAGCTTGAGGGCTCCGGGTACGACGATCACTCCGCCAGCGTGTTCCTCGTGCGCACGTTGTTCGCGCTATTTGCTGACGACGCCGGCATGTTCCCGAAAGACCTTTTCGCCGAGTACATCCGAACGCGCACGGCTCCCGACGGTACCGACTTGGGCGCACAACTCACGATGCTCTTCCAGGTGCTTGGCCAGCCGGAAAGCAAGCGTCAGAAGAACCTTGACGATCTCCTCACCCGGTTCCCGTATGTCAATGGCAGCATCTTCGACGAACCGCTCCCGCTTCCTGCGTTTACGCCGACGATGCGCACGAAGCTACTCGAAGCCTGCGACTTCAACTGGTCGGCCATAAGCCCGGCCGTGTTCGGCAGCCTGTTCCAGTCGGTTAAATCCAAGGAGGCCCGCCGCGAATTCGGCGAGCACTACACGACTGAGACCAACATCCTGAAGTTGATCGGCCCGATGTTTCTAGACGACATCAACGAGCGCTTGACCATCGGATGGAGCGACGTAAAGAAGCTGGAACGCCTCCGTAAGGACATGGGTCAGATGCGTTTCCTCGACCCGGCTTGCGGCTGCGGCAACTTCCTCGTCGTCGCCTACCGGGAATTACGTGCTCTTGATCTGAGGGTCCTCCTTCGCCTTCAAGACCTCGACCCTGCGAAGTACAAGCAATCGATGTTCTTCCTCGCCGAGGAACTGCCGGTGAAACTCAGCCACTTCCACGGCATCGAGATCGAGGAGTGGCCCGCCCGTATCGCTGAGACTGCGCTCCATCTCGTCGAGCACCAGGCTAACAACGACATGCGGAATGCCCTCGGCGATGGTCCCGACACCCTTCCACTGAACAAGGTCCGCACGATCACCGTTGCTAACGCGCTACGCACCGACTGGACCGAGATCGTCGAGCAGTCGGAACACCTGTACGTGATGGGCAACCCGCCATTCCTTGGGATGATTTCACGGTCCGTGGATCAGGTGGCTGACCTGGATTCTGTGTGGGGCGAACAGCGACATGGCTCGCAGGATTACGTCACGGGGTGGCACAAGAAGTGCCTCGATCTGTTTTCGGCATTCGGCTACCAAGGCCAGTTCGCATTCGTGTCCACTAACTCGATAACCCAAGGCGAGCCTGTCGCCCCGACCTTCCGCCCGATCTTCGCTGCTGGCTGGCGCATTGGCTTCGCTCACCGGACCTTCATCTGGACGAGCGAGGCAGCGAACTCCGCCCAGGTCCACTGTGTGATCGTCGGCTTCGATAAGCGAACTTCGCCGCCACGACTCTTCGACTACCGCGACCACAGGGGCGATCCAGTCGTCATACCAGTGTTGTGGCAGATCAATGCGTACCTGGTGGATGGTCCGAACGTCTTGGTGGATGCGGTTCAGAGACCAATCGCACCCGACCTGCCGGAGATCATCAACGGCAACAAGCCAGCAGATGGAGGTCACCTACTCGTCGAGCAGGCCGATCATTCGGCAGTCACCGCCGATCCTGTGGCTGCCAAGTATGTAAGGCCTTTCGTCGGTGCCCGCGAACTCGTCCAAGGTGCCCCACGATGGTGTCTGTGGATGCCGGTCGCGGCACCTGCGGACATCGCGGCTTCTCCTATTCTTAAAGCCCGATTCGATGCCGTCAAGGAGTTCCGCCTCGCGTCCACTCTGAAGGCGACACGAGATTCCGCCGCAACCCCATACCGCTTCTGGTACGTCTCCCACCGTGACGTTCCACATGTAGTGATTCCACGCCACGTATCGGAGACTCGTGCATTCTTCACTGCTGCGCTCGCTAACCCTGAGGTCATCTCTGGAGACGCCAACTTCACGGCGGAAGACGCTTCTGGGCTTGCGTTCTCGATCATCTCGAGTTCCATGTTCATCGCGTGGCAGCGCACCGTCGGAGGACGAATCAAGTCCGACCTTCGTTTCGGGAAGCTGCCGGTCTGGAACACCTTCCCGCTGCCGAAGTTGAGCGACGACCAGCGTGACTCGATCATCGCGGGTGGAGAGGCTGTGCTGGACGCACGAGCACTTCGCCCGGAGCGCTCCCTCGCGCAGCATTACAACCCGCTCGCGATGGACCCGACACTCCTCAAGGCGCACGCCCAACTCGACAGGACCGTCGATGCTGTGTTTGGACAGAAAGAGAGCCTCACCGAGGCTGACCGGCTTGCGGCGCTGTTCGCTTCCTACGAGCGCCTAATCAGCGACGGTCAACTCATGATCCCATCCTCCAAGAAGGGACGCCGGAAGTGA
- a CDS encoding diadenylate cyclase, with protein sequence MFEQIGFGLGARAYLVGFTANADAPFPICFEPETDALAAVELSLVDRVGQERYEANPWSDFRISSPRHHDQMHRYLLNRMRGEVIRDGLEASEPGGQQYFFVGEPGLVNGFAVHPVIAVPRRRWDSKPALSRREIPGDRFEIVPSLQHSLIRELLRQATADLSQQDPPEEFSAQWSDRSELIRRAARALVGSACRLSGDDFSHEIVIALDEVSAQPYEGRASAGGFVIADPDGPNVLLSMKFSKTIGLPDTRSLRKSLEMSGDGQYLLCREGKIHGMARVNSGYDPADESVFTLDVVGRGAWELRHLDVPLLRVTNTRPSLPTPRIDESKFLDTAERVLSSATPVALGRLWRLTLLAAGAKHGSMLVVHPNAETEALRFLPQAQLIEPVDLDDETFQAATSIDGAVLLGPDSMCHAVGVILDGEATGEGLASRGARFNSAVRYHAGHGSGALIVVVSEDGMIDLLPDLPRRVTRVEVEDAVIHLEETVTEDPDFENFFRRHDHIEALAFYLSAEQCERVNGARDLIETHRAQRSNLTLSGWPRFAPNSLMDENFFLD encoded by the coding sequence GTGTTTGAGCAGATTGGCTTCGGCCTTGGTGCTCGTGCGTACTTGGTCGGATTCACAGCGAACGCGGACGCCCCATTCCCAATCTGCTTCGAACCAGAGACCGATGCGCTTGCAGCTGTCGAATTGAGTCTTGTGGATCGGGTGGGGCAGGAACGCTACGAAGCGAATCCGTGGTCGGACTTCCGGATCAGCAGCCCACGACACCACGATCAGATGCATCGCTACCTGCTAAACCGTATGCGTGGTGAGGTGATTCGCGATGGGCTGGAAGCGTCCGAGCCGGGAGGACAGCAGTACTTCTTCGTCGGCGAGCCAGGTCTCGTCAACGGTTTTGCGGTTCACCCCGTCATCGCTGTTCCTCGCCGACGGTGGGATTCAAAGCCAGCGTTGAGTCGAAGAGAGATCCCGGGGGATCGCTTTGAGATCGTCCCGTCACTTCAGCACTCCCTGATCCGCGAACTACTCCGCCAGGCCACGGCTGACCTCAGCCAGCAGGATCCGCCTGAGGAGTTCTCAGCGCAGTGGTCTGACCGCTCCGAACTGATACGCCGAGCCGCCCGAGCGCTTGTGGGATCCGCATGTCGTCTGAGTGGCGACGACTTCTCCCACGAGATCGTCATTGCGCTCGACGAGGTGTCCGCTCAGCCTTACGAAGGCCGCGCTAGTGCCGGTGGGTTCGTGATTGCCGATCCCGACGGCCCTAACGTCCTCTTGTCGATGAAGTTCAGCAAGACAATCGGCCTTCCAGACACCCGTTCGCTGCGGAAGTCGCTTGAGATGTCTGGCGACGGACAGTACCTCCTTTGCCGGGAAGGCAAGATCCACGGAATGGCGCGTGTGAATAGTGGTTACGACCCTGCCGATGAGTCGGTATTCACTCTCGATGTAGTGGGCCGAGGTGCGTGGGAACTCCGGCACCTAGATGTTCCTCTCCTTCGAGTTACGAACACTCGTCCTAGTCTTCCTACGCCCCGGATCGATGAATCGAAGTTTCTAGATACTGCGGAGCGAGTTCTATCTTCCGCGACACCAGTCGCGCTTGGCAGATTGTGGCGCCTGACGCTGCTTGCTGCAGGGGCCAAGCACGGAAGCATGCTCGTGGTGCATCCCAACGCCGAAACTGAGGCGCTGCGTTTCCTCCCGCAAGCTCAGCTCATTGAGCCAGTCGACCTCGATGATGAAACATTCCAGGCGGCTACGAGCATTGATGGCGCAGTCCTGCTCGGACCCGACAGTATGTGTCACGCAGTCGGCGTCATCCTCGACGGCGAAGCAACTGGCGAGGGTTTGGCGAGTCGAGGTGCGCGCTTTAACTCAGCGGTTCGCTATCACGCGGGGCATGGATCTGGCGCCCTCATCGTCGTCGTCAGTGAAGACGGGATGATCGATCTCCTACCCGACCTGCCTCGCAGAGTGACTCGGGTTGAGGTCGAGGATGCAGTAATCCATCTCGAAGAGACCGTCACTGAAGACCCTGACTTCGAGAACTTCTTCAGACGGCACGATCACATCGAGGCGCTTGCCTTCTATCTCAGCGCGGAGCAGTGCGAAAGGGTCAACGGAGCTCGGGACCTCATCGAAACTCATCGGGCGCAGAGGAGCAACCTGACTCTGAGCGGTTGGCCGAGGTTTGCTCCAAACAGCCTCATGGACGAGAACTTCTTCTTGGACTGA